In Verrucomicrobiota bacterium, the DNA window CCTAACTCGCGCTTGAATCCGTCTCCAACGCGGTTAAGCTCTCAGCATGCCCGCAACGATTGAACAAATCCTTGAAGAGGCGCTGGCGCTGCCCGATGACTCTCGGCTGTTGCTCGCGGAACGTCTTGTGGAAAGCGTCAACTCGTCCACCAGCCCGGACCTGGAAGCGCGGCAACTGGCCGAGGT includes these proteins:
- a CDS encoding addiction module protein; its protein translation is MPATIEQILEEALALPDDSRLLLAERLVESVNSSTSPDLEARQLAEVQRRMADVEAGRVELVPGSDALREVREAVRRTR